The Clostridia bacterium DNA window CAGCCGGGGCCGTCGTAGGGCTTGGTGGAGTTCGTCGCCGCGCTCTCCCAGGTGTAGTTGACGTTGCTGAGCGCAAGCTGCAGATACTTGCCGCGGGCGTACTCCTCCTTTTCGACGGCGACGTACATACGGATGCCGGAGATGTACTTATACTCGCTGCCGAAGGGGTTGTTGTAAACGGCGTTGCCGTTGTAGTTCGAGAAGGAGAAGTTGGTCTTGCCGCGGTTCAGCTTGAACTGAATTCCGAAGTCGGCCTCGGTGTCTATGAACGCCTTGTCTTCGGTGACGGACGCGACCGCGTTCTCAAGGGTGATACCGGGGTTGCCGGTGATGTTGTCCCAACTCTTGAAGGAGTTGAGGTTGACGTATTTGATCTCGCCCTTCTCAAGTCCGTCCAGCGCCTTGCGGAGTTTCTCGCAGGCGGCGTTGACGTCCTCGACCTCGGCGGAGGAGGAGTTGAAGGTCGTCTGCGCGGAAAGCAGCGCGCGGTCGAGCGCCTTCATGGAGGCGGCGCTGAATTCGTATTCGTCGACGTTCTGCGCTTCGCCTATCAGAGCGGCGAGCTCCGAAAGACTGACCGCGTTGTCGTTGGTCTCCTTCTTATAATACTCGAAGTCGGAGATGTAGAAGGTCGCGCCAGCGGAGGGCATTACGACTTCAAACTGGAAGATGTAGCCGGGGTTCGGCATCTTCTCCTCGCCGGAGAGCTCGGAGAACGGGACGTAGACGTAGCCGGGGCCATCGAAGGTGATGACGTAGGGATCGCCCTTGCCCGCGCCGTCGATGGTTATCTTCTGCTCGCAGGCGGTCGTTATGTCGGCGTTGCCGCCGAGGGTGATCTTGAAGCCGGTGGTCGTCTTGGTCGCGCTGTCGTATCTCTTAAACTTGGAGTAGTCGGGAGAGGATACGTAGAAACGGATGCCGGTGTAGCCGGTATGCGCGATGCCGCCGAAGATGTCGGAGGGCATTCTCGTGAAGCTGGTGGTGTTGGGGCGGAAGTTCTGGAAGATGATCGAGCTGGTGTCGCTCTTGCCGACTACCTTGATGATCTGCTTTGAGCCCTCGGCGCCGAACTTGGCGATCTCGGCTTCGTCGGTGACAAGCGTCATCGTGCCGTTCTTGGCGTACGCTTTGGCGAGATCCTCGTCGGTCCAGTTCTCGATACCGGGCAGCTTCTTGCTGGAGATGGTCAGCGGAACGAGCTGGTCGATCGCTTCCTGGAGCTGAACGGCGAACTTTTCTTTCTGGGTCGCGCTGGTGGCGGCCTTCGCCTGATCGTAGACCTTCTTGAAGGCCTTCCATGAGCTCGAGGTGTATTCGGCCCAGCGCTTCGTGGCGCCGTCCGCCATTACCTTGGAGTAGGAGACGCCGCCTTCTTTGCTGAAGCAGGCGAGGTCGGACATCGTAAGGAAGCCGGTGCCGACGGTCGTTCTGCCGACGTCTACGGAGATGAAGTTTATCTCCGTAAGCTGTTCGTCGGTGATGCCGACGGTGGAGTCGGCGGTGTTGACGAAGTACTTATACGCCGCCTTCTCCTCCTCGCTCTCGGGGATGTCGAAGAAAACGTAGATGTTGTTGTTCGCTTCGCGGTCGGCGTACTTGAACTTGACGCTCGCGGTGAAGTCGTGGTCGGTTCCCTGCGCGCCGATGGTCAGCGTGATGTTCTGCGTGATGCTCTTGGAGTTGAGCTGCACGCGCATTCCGTCGAAGGCGGAGAGGTCCGCGCTGCCGTCCTCAAGCGTGAAGGGGTTGCCGGCGAGCTCGGTAACGTCGGCACCGAGCGACGCGTCCGCAAGCTGCGAAACGGCGGTGAAAACGTTGCCGCTCGACGCCTTCTTCGGCGAGATGGTCAGAACGCCGGCTTCGCTGTTGGTGACGCTGCCGCCGTTGCCCATCGTCATACCGACTGGCGGAGTCGCCGTCTTCGCGATGGCTCCCCAGGCGGCAAAGCCCTTGAGCTTCGTGGAGACGAACGCCTCGTAGTACGGTTCGTCATCTTCCGCGGAAGCGCCTATCGGGAAGAGCCCGGTGAAAAGCGCTCCGACAAGGGAGATAACGAGTATGAACGTAAGGATCTTTTTCATAGGTCATTTCCTCCTTTTCCCGACACGCGCTCAGCGACCGCTGCGCTTAGCGCGGGAGGCCTTTTTGGTCATCATCAGCATGCAGGCGGCGAACGCGAGCAGACTGACGGCTATCGTCGGCAGCAGCGATACGAGCTCCTCGGATCCGGGCAGGTCGCCGTCGAGCGGGTTACCCTCGTCGTCGAGGATCTTATACGCCGCTATGTCGGACAGGCAGTAGAACGCTTCCTGAACGAGATAGCTTCCCTGGATATTGATCGCGAAGTAATCCAGGAACTCGTAGTCGAGCGAGTAGTTGTTGTTGGAAAGCTTGAAGCTGTTGAAGGGGAAGTAAACGTAGCCGCTCTCCTTCATATCGGACGTGTCGACGGTGCAGGTCGCGGTCAGTATCGGCATGAACGCGTTGCAGTTGCCGATCGTCATGGACATACGGGTCGGAGTGCCGCCCTTCGGCATATAGAGGTAAACGCGGATGCCGTCGTAGCCGGTGGCGTTCCTGCCGCCGAACGGCGTTGTTACGGCTTCGAGGCGCTTATACTCAGCGCTCTCGCCGGAGTTCGCGTTGGAGTAGCTGTAAAGCTGGATCGCGCCGGACTTGTATTCGATCAGCAGGCCGGCGTCGGTGACGTCGTTGCCGTTCTCGTCCTTGGCGAGATACGCCTGATCTCTCGTGATCGAGAAGTTGCCGCCGTTACTGACCATCTGCTTGAGCTGGTCGGCGGTCCAGGGCGCGAAGCCGGGGAAGCGGAGCAGCGCGTACTGCGGCTTCTTGAGGTTGGCGACCGCGAAGGAGAGCTTCTCGTATTCGGCGTCGATCTCCGCCTGGGTGACGTTCTGCTTGCCGGCGATCTTCAGCGCGGCGTTCTTTTCGTTGATGAGTTTCTCCCAGGACTGTCTGGACCAGAAGCTCTCTTCATATTCGTTTTCGATCTCTTCAATGAGGTTGACAAGCTTCGCCTTCTCGGCCTTCGTGTCAACGATGATGTACGCCTTGACGTCGGTTATCGCGACCTCGACGCCGTTGGTGATCTCGTTGAACTTCAGACCGAAGGTATCGAGCTTATCCATATATTCGGGGAGTTTATCCTGATTATCGAATGAGGAGAAAGGTACGAGATAGTAGCCGCTTTCCTTGACGTCGTCGATGCGGGCGGTGAAGATCTGGTTGGGTTCTTCGCCGTAGGTACCGATGATGACGTCAACGGACTTGGCGCGGCTCTCGGGGATGTTGCTGAAGTTCATGTAGAAGCGGAGGCCGGTGTAGCCACTCATATCCTTGCCGAAGAAATCGTCGTTGATCGGGATCGGCTGACCGTCTTCCATCTTCTCTTCACGGTCGTAGTTCATGAACTCCATCCAGCCCTCGACCTCGGTGCAGACGAGTTTGAGGAGCTTCAGCGAAGCGTTCGGGCCCGCGGCGCGCTCCCACTGCTTCGTGCTGGAATTGTATTCGAGGGTATAAACGTCTTCGACGTCGTCGTAGTCGTAAACGAAATCCTTCTGGTTGTTGGTGACGAGCGAGGCGCGGCAGTAAAGCTGCTCGTACATCTCGTTTATGTCCTCGGTCTTGTACGCGCGGAAGCCCTTGATGTCAAACAGCTTCAGCTGCGGCTCGCCCAGCTTCGCGATGGCGGCGTCGAGGGCGGCCTTCTTGCTGTTGACGCTGGACTTCTTGCCGTTCAGCGTTTCCTTGATGTAAGCTTCGTAAGCGGCGGTGTACTCCTCGTAGGCGTCGGGGTCGTATTCGTCCGCGCCGTAGAGGGCGTTGACCGCGGCCATCGCCTCAAGATAGGACTCGGTGAAGTTGAAGAAACGGAAATCGCTGATGAGCAGCTGCATCCCCGCCTTCGTGCCGTGGACGGTGATATCCATGCGGGTGAAGGCGAGCGGATCGAAGCCGTCGTCAACGTTGAAGTCGGTGAACTTGAAGTACATATAGTCGCCGCCGTCCGCTACCGAGCCGAGCGCTCCGGTCTTGGAAGCGTCTTTCATGACGGCCTTCTTGTCGCCGTCGGAAAGCGTCATCTCAAGCCAGCAGCCCGCCGCGTCCGCGCCGAGCATATTCGTGTTCACCCAGAGGCAGAGGCCCTCGAAGGTGCCGGTGCCGGGAGAAGCGATCGAGAACGATTTTGCGCTCTCGTCGTAGCGATTGGTAAACTCGGGCACGACAGCGTTGCCGTCCGCGTCGAAGTTCGAGAACGCCGCGTCTCCGTCTTCGTTAGCGGTGATCAGAAGACTCTTTGTGGGAGCGAATTTCGTCGTGCCGCTTGTGACGGAGGGCTTCCTTCCTATATCAAAGGAAAGAGTCGCGTTCGTCGCAGCGACGTTCGTCAAGTCGTCGGCGGACCAGCTCTCGAGCGCATACATCTGCACGTTCTCGATGCCGTAGTCCTGCGCGGCTGAAGCGAGCATGGGTATGACCGCCGTGAACATGGTCATAATAAGCCCTGCAAGCACCGCGACCGCGACCGATTTTTTAATCGATCTCTTAATCATGATGTGACCTCCGGAATCAGGATTTTCTCTTCTCCGCCTCAGAGGCAGAGATAACTACCCATAGTTACACAACATACGATAGGTATTATTATTATATTTCCTAATATACTAATTTTCTTGTCGGTTTGTGATATTATTACGAATTTGTGATATTATTGAAAAGTTTTTTAAATTATTTTCATATGTAATATATCCCAAACCGGCAAAAAGGAGCGTTTGGAATCCCGAACGACTTGACTTTGCGCCGCCGCGGCGTTATAATTCAGATGGAAAGTCCCTGAAACAACGCAGGAGGTGAACGTCGTGAAACGATCCCTTTCAATAATAATTCTTGCGGCGCTGCTCCTGTCTCTGACTCAGCTCTGCGGCTGCAGCTGGCTCGAAGGAATATTCTATCCGGAATCCGAACGGCTCGACTTCGGTTCCAACGAGAAGGAGGAAACGCCGGATACGAAATACGAGCCGCTTTATGATAACGACGGCAACAAGATCAGCGACGCGCCGCTGACGAATATCGAGCTGCGCGCGCGCTCATTCAGCGCGGCAACGCAGCTGACTCCCGAGCGCATTGAGGGCGGAACGCTCTACGCCGGCAACCTCATACGCCTTGCCCGCGTGCTCAAGCGCTGCGAGGCGGCCTTTATTAAAGAAGAGACGCCTCCCTACTTCTCGAGCGAAGACAGCGCGCCGAAGCAGACGCCGCCCGACCCGACGGTCGACCGTTCACCCGTTACGGTCGGCTTCTGCGGCAGCGGCGCGATGGCGGGCGCGGGCGTCGAATACATGAAGGACGCCTATCCCTTCGCGATACGGCGCTGGTTCGCCGACACCTACGGCAGCGATAATTTCAACTTCCTCTTCAAAGCCGTTTCGGAAAGTGATTCGCGCTACGGTGCGCACGACGTCGGCAGAAACCTCATAAACGAGGGTGCGGACATCGTCTTTATCGACTACTCGGTCGCGGATATGAAAAACCCCGAAGCGAAGGAGACCTTCGAGGTCATCGTCCGGCGTCTGCTGACTGCCGAAAAACCCATCGCCGTTGTAATACTCTGCACGATGGACGCCTCAGGCAAATCCGACTACGCGAACGAGCTCGAAATTGCCCGCGCGTACGGCTGTCCGGTCATCAGTCTGCGCCACGCGGTCGCGCAGGAACTCGCGGCGGGCAAGTTCTTCTTCTCATCGCTGACCGACGACGGCTTCAATCTCGGGCTTAACGGCCACGCCTTCTTCGGCGAGCTGGTCGCGAACTTCCTCGAAAACGTCCGCCGGCAGCTCGGCGAAATAAACACGGACGCGGATATCCCCGTCCCCGCCGTCGGACTCACCCCCTGCCGCTATATGAACGGCTGGCTCTTCACGAACTACAAGCGCCCGGTAAGCTTCGGCAGCTTCGTCCGCTACGGCCTGCGCTACGATATCTTCGACCGCGCCGGCTGGGAGTGCGCTGCGCCCGGCGGCGCTCCGCTGGTCTATCAGGTGGACGCGCAGTATATCACGCTGATGTACTGGAAGGTCGTCAACCGCACGGGCGGACGCCTCGAGGTCTACGTCGACGGCGCGCACGCCGCGACGCTCGAATGCGACTTCATCGACGGCGGCGAGGACTGCGCCGGCTACGCCACCGTCTACGCCGGCAGCGAATACGCGACGCACACCGTCGAGATCTATATGTCCGCGGAGAAGAACAAGGGCTCCACCGGCGAGCGCGTCTGCCTGCTCGCGATAATGACGGCGTAAGGGTCCAAATCCCTTCTACCCCTCTCAAGTATGCAAAAACGCCTCCCTCGCGGGAGGCGTTTTCATTATGTTTACAATGCTTATTCAACTTACAGAAGCATGGGCTTGAGATAGTCGACGGTGTACTGGATCCCCTTCTCGCCGAGCTCTCCCTGCCAGACGGCTGAGTGCGGCTCCAGCGAAACGCAGCCGTCGTAGCCGGCGGCGTAAAGATAGCCCATGAAGGAATGCCAGTCGAAATCGTCGAGTCCCGCGGGAGGGAAGTCCCAGCAGTTATCGCCGAGATAGAGCGTTCCCTTAACGTGAACGTGGTAGAAATGCTTCGCCCACTTGCGCATCTCCTCGCGCCAGTCCCTGCCGTGAACGACGGCGTGCGACGGGTCGAACTTGATGCCGAGGCCGGGGACCATCGGGATTATGCGATTCCACGCGCCGGCGTTGTCGAGGAAGTTGTTCCAGTCGCAGTTGTAGAGGCAGACCTTTACGCCGATCTCGTTGCCGTATTCGACAAGGCGGCGCATATACTTCGCCGCGGCGGCGAAGTCGGCGTCGTCGTCCCAGAGAGTCTGTCCGCGGTTGCAGCCGGTGATGTAAACGCCGCAGCCGACGGCGGCGGCGGAGCGCATAAGCTCCTTCTCGATCTCGATCTGCGCCTCGTTCAGCGTCCTGTCGGGCAGGAGACGCTCGGTCCCCCACTGACCGACGGCGGCGACTGAAACGCCGTACTTCTTTATCCACTCGTTTATCTGCGGAACGGCGGCGGTGAATTCGGGAACTCTGTAGTTGTCGTTGATATCGAACTCAAGGGCGGAGATGCCCTTTTCCGCAGCG harbors:
- a CDS encoding SGNH/GDSL hydrolase family protein, encoding MKRSLSIIILAALLLSLTQLCGCSWLEGIFYPESERLDFGSNEKEETPDTKYEPLYDNDGNKISDAPLTNIELRARSFSAATQLTPERIEGGTLYAGNLIRLARVLKRCEAAFIKEETPPYFSSEDSAPKQTPPDPTVDRSPVTVGFCGSGAMAGAGVEYMKDAYPFAIRRWFADTYGSDNFNFLFKAVSESDSRYGAHDVGRNLINEGADIVFIDYSVADMKNPEAKETFEVIVRRLLTAEKPIAVVILCTMDASGKSDYANELEIARAYGCPVISLRHAVAQELAAGKFFFSSLTDDGFNLGLNGHAFFGELVANFLENVRRQLGEINTDADIPVPAVGLTPCRYMNGWLFTNYKRPVSFGSFVRYGLRYDIFDRAGWECAAPGGAPLVYQVDAQYITLMYWKVVNRTGGRLEVYVDGAHAATLECDFIDGGEDCAGYATVYAGSEYATHTVEIYMSAEKNKGSTGERVCLLAIMTA
- a CDS encoding sugar phosphate isomerase/epimerase translates to MYLGIIGWFDENSFRNAAEKGISALEFDINDNYRVPEFTAAVPQINEWIKKYGVSVAAVGQWGTERLLPDRTLNEAQIEIEKELMRSAAAVGCGVYITGCNRGQTLWDDDADFAAAAKYMRRLVEYGNEIGVKVCLYNCDWNNFLDNAGAWNRIIPMVPGLGIKFDPSHAVVHGRDWREEMRKWAKHFYHVHVKGTLYLGDNCWDFPPAGLDDFDWHSFMGYLYAAGYDGCVSLEPHSAVWQGELGEKGIQYTVDYLKPMLL